The following are encoded together in the Nymphalis io chromosome 26, ilAglIoxx1.1, whole genome shotgun sequence genome:
- the LOC126778548 gene encoding GTP cyclohydrolase 1 isoform X1: protein MAAVNGKDLTEQPVPPSSLIRRVSSRSIRNSISEDKENGDVCAGKGSFVSKYKKTPEALKNFHMNDAESELEVPGTPMTPRTSTTPGHENCTFHHDLELDHRPPTREALLPDMANSYRLLLTGLGEDPERQGLLKTPERAAKAMLFFTKGYDQSLEEVLNNAIFDEDTDEMVVVKDIEMFSMCEHHLVPFYGKVSIGYLPQGKILGLSKLARIVEIFSRRLQVQERLTKQIAVAVTQAVRPAGVAVVIEGVHMCMVMRGVQKINSKTVTSTMLGVFRDDPKTREEFLNLVHSK, encoded by the exons atggccgCGGTCAATGGAAAAGATCTAACTGAACAACCGGTGCCGCCATCATCCTTGATACGCCGCGTCAGTTCGCGCTCGATTCGAAATTCAATTTCGGAAGACAAAGAAAATGGCGACGTTTGCGCGGGAAAAGGATCGTTTGTAAGCAAGTATAAGAAGACGCCAGAAGCGCTGAAGAATTTTCACATGAACGATGCTGAGAGCGAATTAGAAGTACCTGGAACACCAATGACACCGAGGACCTCTACTACACCGG GCCATGAGAACTGCACATTCCATCACGACCTGGAACTCGACCACAGACCACCAACCAGGGAGGCTCTGCTACCTGACATGGCTAACTCCTACAGACTATTACTTACAG gtTTAGGCGAAGACCCCGAAAGACAAGGTCTTCTGAAAACACCAGAACGTGCTGCTAAGGCGATGCTGTTCTTTACCAAAGGATACGATCAAAGCCTCGAAG AGGTCCTGAACAACGCCATATTTGATGAAGATACGGATGAGATGGTAGTGGTTAAGGATATCGAAATGTTTTCAATGTGTGAACATCATCTCGTTCCGTTCTATGGCAAGGTCTCCATCGGCTACCTTCCCCAAGGCAAGATTCTTGGGCTCAGTAAGTTGGCCag AATCGTGGAGATCTTCTCCCGCCGGCTGCAGGTGCAGGAGCGCCTCACGAAGCAGATCGCGGTCGCCGTCACGCAGGCCGTGCGCCCCGCCGGCGTCGCCGTCGTCATCGAGGGAGT TCACATGTGCATGGTGATGCGCGGCGTGCAGAAGATCAACAGCAAGACGGTGACGTCGACGATGCTGGGCGTGTTCCGCGACGACCCGAAGACCCGCGAGGAGTTCCTCAACCTCGTGCACTCCAAGTGA